From a region of the Bradyrhizobium sp. KBS0727 genome:
- a CDS encoding GNAT family N-acetyltransferase, translating into MPHPLDHPIWTALTTRHQALAEGGDHARRYPTAITPFADMAEISPRGFASLGAMMLGSEIAVLFTPDAVTAPAEFKVVLAETGEQMIGTPAEVAAGDVDILTLGVADVPDMMALTALTKPGPFSPRTHELGTFLGIRVGGELVAMAGERMKPADYTEITAVCVHPSHRGHGYGQILLSAISRQIVARGEIPFLHVFTSNTSAIALYRRQGMEIRRRLHVTVLQKQV; encoded by the coding sequence ATGCCGCATCCGCTCGATCATCCGATCTGGACCGCGTTGACGACGCGGCACCAGGCGTTGGCGGAAGGTGGCGACCATGCGCGGCGGTATCCCACCGCCATCACGCCATTCGCCGATATGGCGGAGATTTCGCCGCGCGGGTTCGCGAGCCTCGGCGCGATGATGTTGGGATCCGAGATCGCGGTGCTGTTCACGCCGGACGCCGTGACGGCGCCGGCGGAATTCAAGGTTGTGCTGGCCGAGACCGGCGAGCAGATGATCGGAACGCCGGCCGAAGTCGCGGCAGGCGATGTCGACATTCTCACGCTCGGCGTTGCCGACGTTCCCGACATGATGGCGCTGACCGCACTGACAAAACCCGGTCCGTTCAGCCCACGCACGCACGAACTCGGGACCTTTCTCGGTATCCGTGTCGGCGGCGAACTGGTCGCGATGGCCGGCGAACGGATGAAGCCCGCCGATTACACAGAGATTACCGCGGTCTGCGTCCACCCCTCGCACCGCGGCCACGGCTACGGACAGATCCTGCTCTCCGCGATCTCTCGCCAGATCGTGGCGCGCGGCGAAATCCCGTTCCTGCACGTCTTCACCAGCAACACCTCCGCCATCGCGCTCTATCGCCGGCAGGGCATGGAAATCCGGCGCCGCCTTCATGTGACAGTGTTGCAGAAGCAGGTGTGA
- a CDS encoding dihydroxy-acid dehydratase, protein MMEDSSLYWKKSRVELRAAGFDPDRAEKTSAVVTIASAWTNAHRCNNRVRTISDLLVEILAERGGQGLVVGAPAVSDALTQGTPTAGYSLASRDVVADCFEIGHYAHHGDAMIVISGCDKTGAAALMPLARTNAFGLVLYPGTSSPGRVSFGAWASKGNNLTIMDYAEARAASESGRIPEAELLEVERNVMPGSGTCGAMFTANTMSTIAEAIGMMLPRGASHPADYNAGSDIHADVRAQARASVDALYRLMEAGIRPRDIMTERAFENAITTVYAMGGSTNMYLHLLAIAREAQVPIGIERIQQIGERVPLLANLQPHGPFAMGSLHAIGGVPVVMKELLRAGLLHGDVMTVTGKTLAENLAAVPTLDQMAPQQIVLPVEKPIASPNNHISVLKGNLAPESCLLKLSGKVLEKGQFRGTARVFESEAETMAAIRAGAIVPGNVIVVRNVGPVGGPGMPEMVMLTIQLQGRGLGEDVALITDSRFSGVSHGILIGHVSPEAARGGPIAAVRDGDIIVIDPGARTVNLEVPAEEIARRMADWREPNSVKQVRKGSVHDKYIRLVSSAHYGCVL, encoded by the coding sequence ATGATGGAGGACAGCAGCCTTTATTGGAAAAAGTCGCGGGTCGAACTGCGCGCCGCAGGCTTCGATCCGGACCGCGCCGAGAAGACCAGCGCTGTGGTGACGATCGCGAGCGCCTGGACCAACGCCCATCGCTGCAACAACCGCGTCCGCACCATCAGCGATCTCCTGGTGGAAATCCTGGCCGAGCGCGGCGGGCAGGGCCTGGTCGTGGGCGCACCGGCCGTGTCTGACGCGCTGACCCAGGGCACGCCGACGGCGGGCTATAGTCTCGCCTCCCGTGACGTTGTCGCCGATTGCTTCGAGATCGGCCACTACGCGCACCATGGCGACGCCATGATCGTGATTTCCGGCTGCGACAAAACCGGCGCCGCCGCATTGATGCCGCTGGCGCGGACCAATGCGTTCGGCCTCGTCCTCTATCCCGGCACCAGTTCGCCGGGCCGGGTGTCCTTCGGTGCCTGGGCCAGCAAAGGCAATAATCTGACCATTATGGACTATGCCGAGGCCCGGGCTGCCAGCGAGTCCGGCCGCATTCCCGAGGCGGAGTTACTCGAAGTCGAGCGCAACGTGATGCCCGGCAGCGGCACCTGCGGCGCGATGTTCACGGCCAACACCATGAGCACTATTGCGGAAGCGATCGGCATGATGCTGCCGCGCGGCGCCTCGCATCCGGCCGATTACAACGCCGGCAGCGATATCCATGCCGATGTCCGCGCGCAGGCGCGCGCCTCGGTCGATGCGCTGTACCGGCTGATGGAGGCCGGCATCCGGCCGCGCGACATCATGACCGAACGCGCCTTCGAGAACGCGATCACGACCGTCTACGCGATGGGCGGCTCGACCAACATGTACCTCCACCTGCTGGCGATCGCTCGCGAGGCGCAAGTGCCGATCGGAATCGAACGCATTCAGCAAATCGGCGAGCGCGTGCCGTTGCTGGCCAACCTGCAGCCGCACGGCCCGTTCGCGATGGGAAGCCTGCATGCGATCGGCGGCGTACCCGTTGTCATGAAGGAATTGCTGCGTGCCGGCCTGCTGCACGGTGACGTCATGACGGTGACCGGCAAGACGCTGGCGGAAAATCTCGCCGCGGTTCCCACCCTGGACCAGATGGCGCCGCAGCAGATCGTGCTCCCGGTGGAAAAACCGATCGCGTCGCCGAACAATCACATCAGCGTATTGAAGGGCAACCTCGCGCCGGAGAGCTGTCTCTTGAAGCTGTCGGGCAAGGTGCTCGAGAAGGGGCAGTTCCGCGGCACCGCGCGCGTGTTCGAGTCCGAGGCCGAGACGATGGCTGCGATCCGCGCCGGCGCGATCGTGCCGGGCAATGTGATCGTGGTCCGCAATGTCGGCCCGGTCGGCGGGCCCGGCATGCCCGAGATGGTGATGCTGACGATCCAGTTGCAGGGGCGGGGCCTCGGCGAGGACGTCGCGCTGATCACCGACAGCCGCTTCTCCGGCGTCTCGCACGGCATCCTGATCGGCCACGTCTCGCCGGAAGCGGCGCGGGGAGGTCCGATCGCCGCGGTGCGTGACGGCGATATCATCGTGATCGATCCCGGCGCCCGCACCGTGAACCTCGAAGTCCCGGCAGAAGAAATCGCCCGACGGATGGCCGATTGGCGCGAGCCTAATTCCGTCAAGCAGGTGCGGAAAGGATCGGTGCACGACAAATACATCCGTCTGGTGTCGTCGGCGCATTACGGCTGCGTGCTGTGA
- a CDS encoding GNAT family N-acetyltransferase produces the protein MAISEPELLTAAHDVSEFSCGKASLDRWLKTRALSNQEKGFTAVLVVYESYRVVGYYGLAPTAILPSTLPRSIRTGQPPDPVPCLLLGQLATDQNWIGKGVGTGLLKHALQRCVTASALIGGRALIVNAVDIEAANFWSRRGFIPSKDDPLVLLRSIADIAAAIASAR, from the coding sequence GTGGCAATCTCCGAACCTGAGCTGCTTACGGCCGCGCACGATGTCTCTGAATTTTCTTGTGGCAAAGCCTCCCTCGATCGATGGCTGAAAACGCGCGCGCTCTCCAATCAGGAGAAGGGGTTCACGGCCGTCCTTGTCGTCTATGAATCCTATCGGGTTGTCGGCTATTACGGTCTTGCGCCGACCGCGATCTTGCCTTCCACACTTCCACGTTCCATCCGCACCGGTCAGCCGCCAGATCCCGTCCCGTGCTTGCTTCTGGGGCAACTTGCAACGGATCAGAACTGGATTGGCAAAGGGGTTGGTACCGGACTTCTGAAACATGCGCTGCAGCGTTGCGTGACGGCATCCGCTCTGATCGGCGGTCGCGCGCTGATCGTCAATGCCGTCGATATCGAGGCCGCGAATTTCTGGAGCCGCCGCGGGTTCATTCCTTCGAAGGATGATCCGCTGGTTCTGTTGAGGTCGATCGCCGACATCGCAGCGGCGATAGCCTCTGCTCGCTAA
- a CDS encoding SDR family oxidoreductase has translation MNDDPPPAKLGLTDAELAVHPTVFASDALKDRVVVVSGGAGGIGRAIAWLFARLGAHVALVGRNQAKLDALVAEMAGRDLKASAYVTDIREPDAVNALFDAVWSAHGRIDHLINSAGGQFPQAAIDFSVKGWNAVINTNLNGTWYMMQAAAQRWRDHKHPGSIVNIVVVTTHGLYGIAHTIAARSGVIGLSRAVAVEWAPLNIRVNCVAPGVIETEGWNVYSPEARAAYPRSNPMMRNGTTFDVAEACVYFAAPSGKFVTGEMLTVDGGGQLWGETWTTGKPAYFGGDDK, from the coding sequence ATGAACGACGATCCCCCGCCGGCAAAACTTGGTCTGACCGACGCAGAGCTCGCGGTCCATCCAACGGTCTTCGCAAGCGACGCGCTGAAAGACCGGGTTGTCGTGGTGTCCGGCGGCGCCGGCGGCATCGGGCGGGCGATCGCCTGGCTGTTCGCCCGGCTGGGCGCGCATGTCGCCCTCGTCGGCCGCAATCAAGCCAAGCTCGATGCGCTGGTCGCTGAGATGGCCGGCCGCGATCTCAAGGCATCCGCCTACGTCACCGATATCCGGGAGCCCGACGCGGTCAATGCGCTGTTCGACGCCGTCTGGAGCGCGCATGGGCGCATCGACCACCTGATCAACAGCGCCGGCGGACAATTTCCGCAAGCCGCGATCGATTTTTCGGTGAAGGGCTGGAACGCCGTTATCAACACCAATCTGAACGGCACCTGGTACATGATGCAGGCCGCGGCGCAGCGCTGGCGCGACCACAAGCACCCCGGCAGCATCGTCAACATCGTGGTCGTGACGACACACGGCCTCTATGGCATCGCGCACACGATCGCCGCGCGAAGCGGCGTGATCGGGTTGTCGCGGGCGGTCGCCGTCGAATGGGCGCCGCTGAACATCAGGGTGAACTGCGTGGCGCCCGGGGTGATCGAGACCGAGGGCTGGAACGTCTACTCGCCAGAAGCCCGCGCCGCCTACCCGCGCTCGAACCCGATGATGCGCAACGGAACGACATTTGACGTGGCCGAGGCCTGCGTCTATTTCGCCGCGCCGTCCGGCAAATTCGTCACCGGCGAAATGCTGACGGTGGATGGCGGCGGCCAGCTCTGGGGCGAGACCTGGACCACGGGCAAGCCGGCCTATTTCGGCGGCGACGATAAGTAG
- a CDS encoding DUF1778 domain-containing protein, giving the protein MPRVVKRKEHPLSMRLPETDIAIIDRAASLRGRSRTDFVREAAVRAAEDVLMETAPIRMSPAGFKAFMEAVSAPARQVPEMVELFQRAAPWESKDKKAGK; this is encoded by the coding sequence ATGCCGCGCGTCGTCAAACGGAAGGAACACCCGCTGTCGATGCGGCTACCCGAAACTGACATCGCCATCATAGATCGGGCGGCTTCCTTGCGTGGCCGATCGCGCACGGACTTTGTTCGCGAAGCCGCTGTGCGTGCTGCCGAGGATGTATTGATGGAAACGGCGCCCATCCGGATGAGCCCGGCAGGCTTCAAGGCTTTCATGGAGGCCGTGTCGGCGCCAGCCCGCCAGGTACCCGAAATGGTCGAGCTGTTTCAACGCGCGGCTCCGTGGGAATCCAAGGACAAAAAAGCCGGGAAGTAA
- a CDS encoding 2'-5' RNA ligase family protein has translation MSKIASSNDARLFLAAIPDAATAARIHRLAGVLKRAHRFSGKLIEPERLHVSLFFLSGLPQQEIREACAAAADVRMAPFEVSFDRTASFRGKRDSRPFVLVGDNGLRRLISFRRMLGGVMMRKGLRKVANTNFAPHVTLLYDARAVEEYPIEPICWTVNEFVLIRSLRGHDCLARWPLDARSVA, from the coding sequence ATGAGTAAAATTGCAAGCAGCAATGATGCCCGGTTGTTTCTCGCAGCCATTCCCGACGCGGCCACCGCGGCTCGAATCCACCGGCTGGCCGGCGTTCTCAAGCGCGCTCACCGATTCAGCGGCAAACTGATCGAACCCGAGCGCCTGCACGTTTCGTTGTTCTTTCTAAGCGGTTTGCCGCAGCAGGAAATCCGGGAGGCATGCGCGGCTGCTGCGGACGTGAGGATGGCGCCGTTCGAGGTTTCGTTCGACCGCACCGCGAGCTTTCGCGGCAAGCGTGACAGTCGCCCGTTTGTGCTGGTCGGAGATAATGGATTACGGCGGCTGATATCGTTTCGCCGAATGCTCGGCGGTGTGATGATGCGAAAAGGTCTGCGGAAGGTGGCAAACACGAATTTCGCGCCGCATGTGACGCTGCTCTACGACGCGCGTGCCGTGGAAGAGTATCCGATCGAGCCGATCTGCTGGACCGTGAACGAGTTCGTGCTCATTCGCAGCCTGAGAGGCCATGATTGCCTGGCGCGGTGGCCGTTGGATGCGCGATCCGTTGCGTGA
- a CDS encoding disulfide bond formation protein B codes for MTQTRAVTLNALSLYAVALVLAAAFAAQFILHELPCPLCLLQRLLFATLAIGPILNIRFGPRPSHYAISLLAAVVGAVASTRQVLLHILPGDAGYGSALLGYHYYSWALIGFVAAIVLLAAILLFDRQFADDGAALPADGGAFAQVAVWLVIALTAANVAMTLLECGFGACADNPVVYELLKHAG; via the coding sequence CTCAGCCTTTACGCGGTCGCGCTGGTGCTGGCAGCGGCCTTTGCGGCGCAATTCATTCTGCACGAACTGCCCTGCCCGCTGTGTCTGCTGCAGCGCCTGCTGTTTGCGACGCTCGCCATAGGGCCGATCCTGAACATCCGCTTCGGACCTCGTCCGAGCCATTATGCTATATCGCTGCTGGCCGCGGTGGTCGGCGCGGTCGCATCGACACGGCAGGTGCTGCTGCACATCCTGCCTGGTGACGCCGGCTACGGTTCGGCGCTGCTGGGTTACCACTATTATAGCTGGGCGCTGATCGGCTTCGTCGCCGCCATTGTGCTGCTGGCGGCAATCCTGCTGTTCGACCGCCAGTTTGCCGACGACGGCGCCGCGCTGCCGGCCGACGGCGGCGCCTTCGCGCAAGTCGCGGTCTGGCTCGTGATCGCGCTGACGGCGGCCAACGTGGCGATGACGTTGCTGGAATGCGGCTTTGGCGCCTGCGCCGATAACCCTGTTGTCTACGAACTGCTCAAGCACGCTGGCTAG
- a CDS encoding glutathione S-transferase N-terminal domain-containing protein — translation MPDLSAFPITKRWPAKHPNRLQLYSLPTPNGVKISIMLEEIGLPYEVHLVDFGKDDQKTPEFLSLNPNGKIPAILDPNGPDGRPLGLFESGAILQYLAEKTGKLLPADPARRYQALQWLHFQMGGIGPMFGQVGFFHKFAGKEYADKRPLERYVAESKRLLGVLETWLAGRQWVMDDEYTIADISMLGWVRNLIGFYGARELVAFDTLNHVPVWLEHGLARPAVQRGLEIPKRP, via the coding sequence ATGCCCGATCTCTCCGCTTTCCCGATCACCAAACGCTGGCCCGCCAAACATCCCAACCGTCTTCAGCTCTATTCGTTGCCGACCCCGAACGGCGTCAAGATCTCGATCATGCTGGAAGAGATCGGGCTGCCCTACGAGGTGCATCTGGTCGACTTTGGCAAGGACGACCAGAAGACGCCGGAGTTTCTCTCGCTGAACCCGAACGGCAAGATCCCCGCGATCCTCGATCCCAACGGACCGGACGGCAGGCCGCTTGGGCTGTTCGAGTCGGGTGCGATCCTGCAATATCTCGCCGAGAAGACCGGCAAGCTTTTGCCGGCAGACCCCGCGCGGCGATACCAGGCCCTCCAGTGGCTGCACTTCCAGATGGGCGGGATCGGGCCGATGTTCGGCCAGGTCGGCTTCTTCCACAAATTCGCCGGCAAGGAATATGCCGACAAGCGGCCGCTCGAGCGTTATGTCGCTGAGTCGAAGCGGCTGCTCGGCGTGCTGGAGACGTGGCTTGCCGGCCGGCAGTGGGTCATGGACGACGAATACACCATCGCCGATATTTCGATGCTGGGCTGGGTACGGAATCTGATCGGGTTCTACGGCGCGCGCGAACTGGTCGCGTTCGATACGCTCAATCACGTGCCTGTATGGCTCGAACACGGCTTGGCGCGGCCCGCTGTGCAGCGCGGGCTCGAGATTCCGAAACGTCCCTAG